In Paenibacillus sp. FSL M7-0420, a single genomic region encodes these proteins:
- a CDS encoding response regulator: MIQALLVDDERLALMKLKMMLEELTTINVIAIFTDPSEAVNAVPLLRPDVIFLDIDMPEMNGVQAAEAMQRLCPQASIVFVTAHNSYAIEAFELYALDYVLKPVQRGRLLKTIERLEERVSQAQEDARKPDQTVMIRSFQSLRFERSGQPLPNIRWRTSKAQELFAYLFHNRNRFVSKDTLTDLLWPDFNLKKASTHLYTTIYQVRQCLKQAGIDLQISNASGGEGYTLETGSLLIDSYEWEKGILTQDAINKDNYEEHQRLFDFYSGDYLNDYDYLWAEGERQRLRTIWLHHAMNIAEFYVSSGRIPEAVTVYQRVVQLQPYFEQGHLGLMKVYDSIGERSAVEEQYHTLTDLLKRELGVKPPASIKRWYEEWKHLNLRSM; this comes from the coding sequence ATGATTCAGGCCTTGCTGGTAGATGATGAACGGCTTGCTCTTATGAAGCTGAAAATGATGCTGGAGGAACTGACAACTATAAATGTAATCGCTATATTTACAGATCCCTCCGAGGCGGTTAATGCAGTGCCGCTGCTACGCCCTGATGTGATTTTCCTCGACATTGATATGCCTGAGATGAATGGCGTCCAGGCTGCGGAGGCTATGCAAAGGCTGTGCCCGCAGGCAAGCATCGTATTTGTGACTGCCCATAACAGCTACGCCATCGAGGCGTTCGAGCTGTATGCGCTTGATTATGTTCTTAAGCCTGTACAGCGTGGCCGTCTGCTGAAGACCATCGAGCGGCTGGAGGAGCGTGTCAGCCAGGCACAGGAGGATGCCCGCAAGCCTGACCAGACCGTCATGATCCGCAGCTTCCAGTCCTTAAGATTCGAACGCAGCGGCCAGCCGCTGCCCAATATCCGCTGGCGCACCTCCAAGGCACAGGAATTATTTGCTTATTTATTTCATAACCGCAACCGGTTCGTAAGCAAAGATACCCTAACCGATCTGCTGTGGCCCGATTTCAATCTCAAGAAGGCCTCCACTCATCTTTATACAACGATTTATCAGGTTCGGCAATGCCTGAAGCAGGCCGGAATCGATCTGCAGATCAGCAATGCCAGCGGAGGAGAAGGCTACACCCTGGAGACCGGCAGCCTGCTGATAGACAGCTACGAATGGGAGAAGGGCATTCTGACTCAAGATGCCATCAATAAGGACAACTATGAGGAGCATCAGCGGTTGTTCGATTTCTATTCGGGCGACTATCTGAACGATTACGATTACCTCTGGGCGGAAGGGGAACGGCAGCGTCTGCGGACCATCTGGCTGCATCACGCAATGAATATCGCCGAATTCTATGTCAGCAGCGGACGGATACCGGAAGCGGTGACTGTGTACCAAAGAGTGGTGCAGCTCCAGCCTTATTTTGAACAGGGGCATCTCGGGCTGATGAAGGTCTACGACAGCATTGGGGAGCGTTCAGCGGTAGAGGAACAATATCATACTCTGACGGATTTACTGAAGCGGGAACTCGGCGTGAAGCCGCCCGCGAGTATTAAGCGCTGGTATGAGGAATGGAAGCATCTTAACCTCAGAAGCATGTAA
- a CDS encoding RNA polymerase sigma factor encodes MEETEWISAVLSGEHQAFGNLVNRYQGMVYSVCIKITGEAESAKDMAQEVFIKAYKALPTFRGQSSFSTWLYRIAYRTCLDWKRANDREWRHRSAADYTENDWVTSQTPEQAVLRKEASRELGENLNSLAEPYRSVVQLYYFQRHSYQEIAEQKGISVKTVESQLYRARQMMRKSGEEWR; translated from the coding sequence TTGGAAGAGACGGAGTGGATCAGTGCTGTGCTAAGCGGGGAGCATCAGGCCTTCGGGAATCTGGTGAACCGTTATCAAGGCATGGTATATAGCGTATGTATCAAAATTACAGGAGAAGCCGAGTCTGCCAAGGATATGGCTCAGGAAGTCTTCATCAAAGCCTATAAAGCCCTTCCCACCTTCAGAGGACAATCTTCCTTCTCCACCTGGCTGTACCGGATTGCTTACCGCACCTGTCTGGACTGGAAACGGGCCAATGACCGGGAATGGCGGCACCGGAGTGCAGCAGATTACACAGAGAATGACTGGGTGACTTCACAGACACCTGAACAGGCAGTGCTTCGCAAGGAGGCTTCCCGGGAGCTGGGTGAGAACCTGAATAGTCTGGCGGAACCGTACCGGTCGGTTGTGCAACTGTACTATTTTCAGCGCCACTCCTATCAGGAGATCGCGGAGCAAAAAGGAATTTCGGTTAAAACGGTTGAATCGCAGCTCTATCGGGCCAGACAGATGATGCGCAAAAGCGGGGAGGAATGGCGATGA
- a CDS encoding zf-HC2 domain-containing protein translates to MNCSTVKEWMPHYIDGQLSPEAQQAIYLHTQTCPGCAEWLEEARELAAMWSEMEAGLDLNGQEPVLPHDFPDLTGDVMARIGQLENGRRERIVKPTMSRRRTARGTSWMHYGVAVGLTFLLLQLGVFENLAYGITEINGHMSTSVSSWFGP, encoded by the coding sequence ATGAATTGTTCAACAGTAAAAGAGTGGATGCCGCATTATATAGATGGACAGTTGTCACCTGAGGCCCAGCAGGCGATCTATCTGCATACCCAGACCTGTCCCGGCTGCGCGGAATGGCTGGAGGAGGCGCGGGAGCTTGCGGCGATGTGGAGCGAGATGGAAGCCGGGCTGGATCTTAACGGGCAGGAGCCCGTGTTGCCGCATGACTTCCCTGATTTGACCGGGGATGTTATGGCAAGGATCGGCCAGTTGGAGAATGGACGCAGAGAACGGATCGTGAAACCAACCATGTCCAGACGGCGTACGGCCCGGGGTACATCCTGGATGCATTACGGCGTGGCGGTCGGTCTGACGTTTCTCCTGCTGCAGCTTGGCGTATTTGAGAATTTGGCCTATGGCATCACTGAAATCAACGGGCATATGTCCACATCGGTCAGCTCCTGGTTCGGCCCGTAA
- a CDS encoding LiaF transmembrane domain-containing protein yields the protein MGRWKIGSFTAAIGCIIVGVIVVMAQYGVITYDVLGYIWPALLILFGLEMLLRLFIKSDVKSRVSGWAILLIIVLIAASGAQTVLVGGSLSSIFGNTKLVPVNGKVEVQQDIKNVRIDLPQGKVKLQGVDGNTLTYEGKLELPGNTDNEAASALERKWKVTTEGDTLVMELEGDSGWLSNIQIGFNNNAPYLNVGIPQNLAAQVETSDGSIEAGGLAAGINVDTSNGTMDIHDVSGGVKAHSSNGTLTVKNVQGGADLVSSNGAITLGNIDGAVSASSSNGKITVNSAITGAWELKSSNGKIVLGLPAVTDAKITADTTNGSLKGNVDWGGGDEDHGTAVLGKGTHEVTLSTSNGSITVDTAQ from the coding sequence ATGGGGAGATGGAAAATCGGCAGCTTTACCGCCGCAATAGGGTGCATAATAGTAGGAGTTATTGTAGTCATGGCTCAATATGGTGTAATCACGTACGATGTGCTGGGTTATATCTGGCCGGCCCTGCTTATCCTGTTCGGCCTGGAGATGCTGCTTAGGCTCTTCATTAAATCTGATGTCAAAAGCCGCGTAAGCGGCTGGGCCATTCTGCTGATCATTGTGCTTATCGCGGCAAGCGGGGCACAGACGGTGCTGGTCGGAGGATCGCTGAGCAGTATCTTCGGCAATACCAAGCTGGTGCCGGTGAATGGGAAGGTAGAAGTGCAACAGGATATTAAGAATGTGCGGATTGATCTGCCCCAAGGCAAGGTTAAGCTCCAGGGTGTGGATGGGAACACGCTGACGTATGAAGGAAAGCTGGAGCTGCCGGGCAATACAGACAATGAAGCGGCAAGTGCTCTGGAGCGTAAATGGAAGGTGACAACCGAGGGCGACACGCTTGTGATGGAGCTGGAGGGAGATTCAGGCTGGCTCTCCAATATCCAGATCGGCTTTAATAACAATGCGCCATATCTGAATGTCGGCATTCCGCAGAATCTGGCCGCTCAGGTAGAGACCAGTGACGGTTCCATCGAAGCCGGGGGACTGGCCGCAGGCATTAATGTGGATACGAGCAACGGAACGATGGATATTCATGATGTCTCCGGAGGTGTGAAGGCTCATAGCAGCAACGGCACGCTGACGGTAAAGAATGTACAGGGCGGAGCAGACCTGGTTAGCTCGAACGGTGCGATTACGCTGGGGAATATTGACGGCGCGGTGTCGGCCAGTAGCAGCAACGGCAAGATTACAGTCAATTCGGCAATCACAGGTGCATGGGAGCTGAAATCGAGCAACGGCAAGATTGTCTTGGGTCTTCCGGCGGTAACGGATGCCAAGATTACGGCAGATACCACTAACGGATCGCTTAAAGGCAACGTGGACTGGGGCGGCGGCGATGAGGACCATGGAACGGCTGTACTTGGAAAAGGCACCCATGAGGTCACCTTGTCCACGAGCAATGGTTCTATAACAGTGGATACGGCGCAATAA
- a CDS encoding aldo/keto reductase, with the protein MQYAKLGKSGMKVSRLCLGTMNFGPITDEKEAFRIMDAALDAGVQFFDTANVYGWGENSGLTETIIGRWFKQGGGRREKVVLATKVYGAMSDKLDGPNDEGGLSSYIIRRHLEGSLQRLQTDHIELYQMHHIDRNVSWDELWGAFELAVSQGKIGYTGSSNFAGWDIAVAQQEAKARGFLGLVSEQHKYSLTCRLPELEVLPAAQHLGLGIIPWSPLDGGLLGRNALKKIEGSRSGGNAERVEQHKKQLEAFAELSLELGEPQDNIALAWLLANPAVTAPIIGPRTLEQFESALRSLEVVLDESVLKRLDEIFPGPGGAAPKAYAW; encoded by the coding sequence ATGCAATACGCGAAGCTTGGCAAGTCTGGTATGAAGGTAAGCCGCCTCTGTCTGGGAACGATGAACTTCGGTCCCATCACCGACGAGAAGGAAGCCTTCCGGATTATGGATGCGGCGCTGGATGCGGGAGTCCAGTTTTTTGATACCGCCAATGTGTACGGATGGGGTGAGAACTCGGGTCTGACCGAGACTATTATCGGCCGCTGGTTCAAGCAGGGCGGCGGACGCCGTGAGAAGGTTGTCCTGGCGACCAAGGTCTACGGGGCGATGAGTGACAAGCTGGATGGACCCAATGATGAAGGCGGCCTCTCCTCCTACATTATCCGCCGCCATCTGGAGGGCTCCCTGCAGCGTCTGCAGACCGATCACATCGAACTCTACCAGATGCACCATATCGACCGTAACGTGTCCTGGGACGAGCTGTGGGGCGCCTTTGAGCTTGCAGTCAGCCAAGGCAAGATCGGCTACACCGGCTCCAGCAACTTCGCCGGCTGGGATATTGCCGTTGCCCAGCAGGAAGCGAAGGCCCGCGGGTTCCTTGGACTGGTATCCGAGCAGCATAAATACAGCCTGACCTGCCGTCTGCCGGAGCTTGAGGTTCTGCCCGCCGCGCAGCATCTGGGCCTCGGCATTATTCCGTGGAGTCCGCTTGACGGAGGGCTGCTGGGACGCAATGCGCTGAAGAAGATCGAGGGCAGCCGCAGCGGCGGCAACGCGGAGCGTGTGGAGCAGCACAAGAAGCAGCTTGAAGCCTTTGCGGAGCTGAGTCTGGAGCTGGGCGAGCCGCAGGATAATATCGCTCTGGCCTGGCTGCTGGCCAACCCTGCCGTAACAGCTCCAATCATCGGACCGCGTACGCTGGAGCAGTTCGAGAGCGCGCTGCGCAGCCTGGAGGTCGTCCTGGACGAATCCGTGCTGAAGCGTCTGGACGAGATTTTCCCCGGACCCGGCGGTGCGGCTCCGAAGGCTTATGCATGGTAA
- the leuB gene encoding 3-isopropylmalate dehydrogenase, producing MSEVKKIAVIAGDGIGPEVVAEAEKVLKRTEELFGYTFETEHALFGGIAIDERGTPLPEDTLAICRSADAVLLGAVGGPKWDNNPKELRPETGLLGIRKALGLFSNLRPAVVFDCLKDASTLKPEVLEGTDLMVVRELTGGIYFGDKLRRQGEHGEEAVDTCVYNVTEVERIVRQAFEIAGKRRGKLASVDKANVLETSRLWREVVNRLAPEYPQVEVEHVLVDNCAMQLLRRPSSFDVIVTENMFGDILSDEAAMLTGSIGMLASASLGEGSYGLYEPVHGSAPDIAGQGLANPIATILSLALMFRMTFGYENAAAAIEAAVAEVLDAGHRTSDIAVDKSKAISTTEMGDLIVAAIRTA from the coding sequence ATGAGCGAGGTCAAAAAAATCGCCGTAATTGCCGGGGACGGTATCGGACCTGAAGTTGTGGCGGAAGCGGAAAAGGTATTGAAAAGAACGGAAGAGCTGTTCGGGTATACATTTGAAACAGAGCATGCCCTGTTCGGCGGAATCGCCATTGATGAACGCGGAACTCCGCTGCCTGAGGATACGCTTGCAATCTGCCGCAGCGCCGATGCTGTATTGCTTGGAGCCGTAGGCGGACCGAAATGGGATAACAATCCGAAGGAGCTGCGTCCGGAGACCGGACTGCTCGGTATCCGCAAGGCGCTTGGCCTATTCTCCAATCTGCGTCCGGCGGTGGTCTTCGATTGTCTGAAGGATGCTTCGACGCTGAAGCCGGAGGTTCTGGAAGGCACAGACCTGATGGTCGTGCGTGAACTGACAGGCGGGATCTACTTCGGGGACAAGCTGCGCCGTCAAGGTGAGCATGGGGAAGAAGCGGTAGATACTTGTGTCTACAACGTCACTGAAGTGGAGCGGATCGTACGCCAGGCGTTCGAGATTGCCGGGAAGCGCCGGGGCAAGCTGGCGAGTGTCGACAAAGCCAACGTCCTGGAGACCTCCCGTCTGTGGCGTGAAGTGGTGAACAGACTGGCACCGGAATATCCGCAGGTTGAAGTTGAGCATGTGCTGGTGGATAACTGTGCGATGCAGCTGCTGCGCCGTCCTTCGAGCTTCGATGTCATCGTGACCGAGAATATGTTCGGTGATATCCTGAGCGATGAAGCAGCGATGCTGACAGGCTCCATTGGTATGCTGGCCTCCGCTTCACTGGGAGAAGGCAGCTACGGCCTCTATGAGCCGGTTCACGGCTCCGCGCCTGATATTGCCGGACAGGGGCTGGCGAACCCGATCGCTACGATCCTGTCGCTTGCACTGATGTTCCGCATGACCTTCGGCTACGAGAATGCAGCCGCTGCCATTGAAGCCGCAGTTGCGGAGGTACTGGATGCCGGTCACCGGACGAGCGATATCGCAGTGGATAAGAGCAAGGCGATCAGCACCACAGAGATGGGTGACCTGATTGTAGCCGCTATCCGCACAGCCTAG
- a CDS encoding peroxiredoxin, with the protein MAERLVGKPAPDFFMETVTGDGKDFGKVSLSDYRGKWLVFFFYPLDFTFVCPTEITALSDAAADFAELDTEILGVSIDSIHSHKAWLSTPKDMNGLGQINFPLASDITKKVASDYGVLIEEEGIALRGLFIIDPEGELKYQVVNHNDVGRSVEETLRVLQALQSGGLCAMNWKPGDKNL; encoded by the coding sequence ATGGCAGAACGTTTGGTAGGTAAACCCGCTCCTGACTTCTTCATGGAGACAGTAACAGGCGACGGTAAGGATTTCGGTAAGGTAAGCTTGTCCGACTATCGCGGCAAATGGCTTGTATTCTTCTTCTATCCGCTTGATTTCACCTTCGTATGTCCAACTGAAATCACAGCCCTGAGTGATGCTGCTGCTGATTTCGCAGAGCTTGATACAGAAATTCTAGGTGTGAGCATCGACTCGATCCATAGCCACAAGGCTTGGTTGTCTACACCTAAGGATATGAACGGTCTTGGCCAGATCAACTTCCCGCTGGCTTCTGATATCACGAAGAAGGTTGCCAGCGATTATGGCGTCCTGATTGAAGAAGAAGGCATTGCGCTGCGCGGACTGTTCATCATCGATCCTGAAGGTGAACTGAAGTATCAGGTTGTTAACCATAACGATGTGGGCCGCAGCGTTGAAGAGACATTGCGTGTGCTACAGGCTCTCCAATCCGGCGGGCTGTGCGCTATGAACTGGAAGCCAGGCGACAAGAACCTGTAA
- a CDS encoding ATP-binding protein, whose translation MISQYQESLLLSARTFQTGPMDTTFEDVLEHIDSGILLFDDEGVLTFVNKQMYGILELNRHSLLGCTLHHLLSHIQLSRFKKKQVLRSYREMVLKGKPSYEFVDEYGRYWRATLSSGEEMKGSYLFTFKEISDYKLIEQTAYQNDSLAMLGRLSASIAHEIRNPLTAIRGFIQLLHPHLHLLGKEEYAKIILAEIDRANDIIHEFLTSSKPSVPQISMIRVSALLKEVVLLTESEALMKGCQINLQVLQEDLVISGDIKQMKQVVLNMIRNAMEAISERVDDSVGRIEVGARKEGTEVRIFISDNGKGMDICTLDRLFNPFFTTKENGTGLGLSVSDRIIKNHGGCISVSSRLNEGTRFVISLPLTH comes from the coding sequence GTGATAAGCCAATATCAGGAAAGCTTGCTATTATCGGCAAGAACGTTTCAAACTGGTCCGATGGATACCACATTTGAGGATGTGCTGGAGCACATCGACAGCGGGATTCTGCTTTTTGATGATGAGGGTGTGCTGACTTTCGTCAACAAGCAGATGTACGGCATTCTGGAGCTTAACCGTCACTCTCTTCTGGGCTGCACCTTGCATCATCTGTTATCCCATATTCAGCTCAGCCGCTTCAAGAAGAAGCAGGTGCTCAGGAGTTACCGTGAAATGGTGCTCAAAGGTAAGCCAAGCTATGAATTCGTGGATGAATATGGACGGTACTGGCGCGCAACCCTGTCCAGCGGAGAGGAGATGAAGGGCAGCTACCTGTTCACATTCAAAGAGATCTCCGACTACAAGCTGATTGAACAGACGGCCTACCAGAACGACAGCCTGGCCATGCTGGGCCGGTTATCGGCCTCCATTGCCCACGAGATCCGCAATCCCCTGACAGCTATCCGGGGGTTCATACAATTGCTTCATCCCCATCTGCATCTGCTTGGCAAAGAAGAATATGCGAAGATTATATTAGCGGAGATTGACCGTGCCAATGACATTATTCATGAATTTCTGACTTCCTCCAAGCCTTCTGTGCCGCAGATCAGCATGATTCGTGTCTCTGCCTTGCTGAAGGAAGTGGTCCTGCTGACAGAGAGCGAGGCGCTGATGAAGGGCTGCCAGATCAACTTGCAGGTGCTCCAGGAGGACCTGGTCATCTCAGGGGATATTAAGCAAATGAAGCAGGTTGTGCTGAATATGATCAGAAATGCGATGGAAGCGATCTCGGAGCGGGTGGATGATTCTGTAGGTCGGATTGAGGTAGGCGCACGTAAAGAAGGAACAGAGGTGCGCATCTTCATCTCTGACAACGGCAAGGGAATGGATATCTGCACACTTGACAGACTATTCAATCCGTTCTTCACCACGAAGGAGAATGGGACGGGACTCGGACTTTCCGTCAGTGACCGGATCATCAAGAATCATGGCGGCTGCATCTCGGTCAGCAGCCGGCTGAATGAAGGAACCCGGTTCGTCATTTCGCTTCCGCTTACTCATTAA
- a CDS encoding leucyl aminopeptidase, producing the protein MIFEWSSDAGEASPQGDAVCLIISEAQAQGEGLPADWAARVRLLSAAGLFSGKQGQVYILPVMERPEQPVVILAGGGKGQMGMHELRQLMAQTAKAAYRLKAAALVVQIPAVPGGLSGALKAEHAGQAIAEGLVLGSYRRRQYKLDQAAYAGIDTVHLRTEGKSEAAEKEAWRQGIKRGKAFGEAANLARELTNRPGNLLTPSGLAVAAIEIAERHGLPAEVLDERELALKGMGGLLAVGSGSVNPPRMIVIRYQGTNQWENAVGLVGKGITFDTGGISLKRAQGMESMFSDMAGAAAVLAVMDALGHLRPKVNVVMLIPAAENMPAANAFKPGDIITTLSGRTVEIINTDAEGRIILGDALTYAREWGAQRIIDVATLTGAVVSILGDVATGAVTNDQAFLEELLAASRLSGEHIWPLPVYPEFRELLTSEVADLRNAAGRYGAASTAGLFIGEFAGGSPWVHLDIAGTAFLSAERGVNPKGATGVMVRTLLEYLLSAAAEPDYRSPEA; encoded by the coding sequence TTGATCTTTGAATGGAGCAGTGATGCCGGTGAAGCTTCGCCGCAAGGAGATGCTGTATGTCTAATCATCTCAGAGGCACAGGCACAGGGAGAGGGACTTCCGGCGGATTGGGCCGCGAGAGTCCGCCTATTGTCCGCAGCGGGCCTGTTCAGCGGCAAGCAGGGGCAAGTGTATATCCTGCCCGTAATGGAGCGGCCTGAGCAGCCTGTGGTCATTCTGGCCGGAGGCGGAAAGGGCCAGATGGGGATGCACGAGCTGCGGCAGCTGATGGCGCAGACTGCCAAGGCGGCTTACAGGCTGAAGGCCGCTGCGCTGGTTGTGCAGATACCGGCGGTACCGGGCGGGCTGAGCGGGGCGCTGAAGGCGGAGCATGCCGGCCAGGCCATCGCGGAAGGGCTGGTTCTGGGATCGTACCGCAGAAGACAATATAAGCTGGACCAGGCAGCCTATGCGGGTATAGATACGGTACATCTGCGTACGGAAGGCAAGAGCGAGGCAGCAGAAAAGGAAGCCTGGAGACAGGGCATCAAGCGGGGGAAGGCTTTCGGGGAGGCTGCCAACCTTGCCCGTGAGCTGACCAACCGTCCGGGGAATCTGCTGACTCCTTCGGGGCTTGCAGTGGCTGCTATAGAAATCGCTGAACGGCACGGGCTTCCGGCTGAAGTGCTGGATGAACGGGAGCTTGCGCTTAAGGGAATGGGCGGCTTGCTTGCAGTCGGCAGCGGCAGTGTGAATCCTCCCCGCATGATTGTTATCCGCTATCAGGGGACGAATCAATGGGAGAACGCAGTGGGCTTGGTCGGCAAAGGAATCACTTTCGATACCGGGGGCATCTCCCTGAAACGGGCACAAGGCATGGAGAGCATGTTCAGTGACATGGCCGGGGCCGCAGCCGTTCTGGCGGTTATGGATGCGCTGGGGCATTTGCGTCCCAAGGTCAATGTGGTCATGCTGATTCCGGCGGCAGAGAATATGCCGGCCGCGAATGCTTTTAAACCGGGCGATATCATTACTACCCTCAGTGGAAGAACGGTCGAAATCATCAATACGGATGCGGAGGGGCGGATCATTCTGGGAGATGCGCTTACCTATGCCCGGGAATGGGGCGCACAGCGGATCATTGACGTAGCCACGCTGACAGGAGCTGTGGTGTCGATTCTGGGAGATGTGGCTACAGGGGCAGTAACGAATGATCAAGCATTCCTGGAAGAGCTTCTGGCAGCCTCAAGGCTGTCAGGAGAGCACATCTGGCCGTTGCCTGTCTATCCTGAATTCCGGGAGCTGCTGACAAGCGAGGTTGCGGATCTCCGCAATGCTGCCGGACGATATGGAGCTGCCAGCACGGCGGGGCTGTTCATCGGAGAATTCGCCGGGGGATCGCCGTGGGTGCATCTGGATATTGCAGGGACTGCTTTTCTGTCTGCGGAACGGGGTGTGAATCCTAAGGGCGCCACGGGCGTAATGGTCCGCACCTTGCTGGAATATCTGCTGAGCGCTGCGGCTGAACCGGATTACCGCTCCCCTGAAGCCTAA
- a CDS encoding FeoB-associated Cys-rich membrane protein codes for MTAMIVNIVIVALIFGYSGWMIYRHVQKGKQGACAGCDKGKTCPAAAMDSPLSCGSASLGSKR; via the coding sequence ATGACAGCAATGATCGTTAATATTGTGATTGTGGCGCTAATATTCGGATATTCCGGCTGGATGATCTACCGCCATGTGCAGAAGGGCAAGCAGGGGGCCTGTGCGGGCTGTGACAAGGGCAAGACCTGCCCCGCAGCAGCGATGGATTCACCTCTGTCCTGCGGCAGTGCTTCACTGGGCAGCAAGCGCTAG
- the feoB gene encoding ferrous iron transport protein B, which translates to MSSIALVGNPNTGKTSLFNTLTSSYEYVGNWAGVTVEKKIGSLKNGAGKLIDLPGIYSLHPLSRDEGVAAQYLIEESPEALINIVDASQLERNLLLTLQLLEYGKPTILGLNMTDVAKARGIQVNPDILTEQLGIPVLPLIARTGKGTGQVLSVLEQPSHIPPVTFQLNYGELAEEAIASIVTHLHKISGLPNLRWVALQLLEQNPVILELLKKRMDISGLLLIADTAQTRLQQEKLALTLPQWIRSVRMDYIRKVCAEAIDSTLQKPHNLTERLDSILTHRFLGLPLFVLFMYAMFKTTFDWIGGPLSDLLDGFIGGQLSDWTNSLLGAIGASEFTHALIVDGLIGGVGGVLVFVPQIFILFLMISFLEDSGYMARVCLLMDSTMERMGLNGKAFIPFIIGFGCNVPAIMAARSIEQPKDRLLTTLLMPLMSCSARLPVYLLFAAVFFPAQQATAVLSMYVMGVVFALILCKFFSKHLFKNETSIFIIELPPYRMPQLKTLSRSTWEKGKGFLRKAGTIILAGSVLIWLMSYAGPGGLNVDMDHSFLAKFGGFIAPLLQPLGFGTWQAGSTLVPGFLAKEVVVSTMNIIYHAPDAAGLEGQIASVFTPLSSISFMAFILLYIPCLATVGVIKKETASWKWTFFSMGYSLILAYTVSLVIYQGGRLLGWS; encoded by the coding sequence ATGAGCTCTATCGCACTTGTGGGGAACCCCAACACCGGGAAAACCTCGCTGTTCAATACCCTGACTTCCTCCTATGAATATGTGGGGAACTGGGCAGGCGTTACGGTTGAGAAAAAAATCGGCAGTCTGAAGAACGGAGCCGGGAAGCTCATCGATCTGCCGGGAATCTACTCCCTTCACCCCCTCTCGCGTGATGAGGGCGTAGCCGCACAATATCTGATCGAAGAAAGCCCTGAAGCACTTATCAATATTGTCGATGCCTCGCAGCTGGAACGGAACCTGCTGCTTACCCTGCAGCTGCTGGAGTATGGCAAGCCGACGATCCTCGGACTGAATATGACCGATGTCGCCAAGGCGCGCGGCATTCAGGTGAACCCCGACATTCTTACGGAACAGCTCGGTATTCCCGTGCTGCCGCTGATTGCCCGGACAGGCAAAGGAACCGGTCAGGTGCTTAGCGTGCTGGAGCAGCCTTCCCATATCCCGCCTGTTACCTTCCAGTTGAATTATGGCGAACTCGCTGAAGAAGCCATAGCCTCCATTGTTACACATTTGCACAAGATCTCTGGTCTGCCTAATCTCCGCTGGGTTGCTCTCCAGCTGCTGGAGCAGAACCCCGTAATCCTGGAGCTGCTTAAGAAGCGGATGGATATTTCCGGCTTGCTGCTGATTGCAGACACCGCTCAGACCCGGCTGCAGCAGGAGAAGCTTGCACTCACTCTTCCCCAGTGGATTCGCTCGGTCCGCATGGACTACATCCGCAAGGTGTGCGCTGAAGCTATAGACTCCACCCTGCAAAAACCGCATAATCTGACCGAACGTCTGGATTCCATCCTTACCCACCGTTTTCTCGGACTGCCCCTGTTCGTCCTGTTTATGTATGCGATGTTCAAAACTACCTTTGACTGGATTGGCGGACCGTTGTCAGATCTCTTGGATGGCTTCATCGGCGGTCAGCTCAGCGATTGGACGAATTCGCTGCTGGGGGCCATCGGGGCTTCGGAATTCACGCACGCACTGATCGTTGATGGTCTCATCGGCGGTGTGGGCGGCGTGCTCGTATTTGTTCCACAGATATTCATCCTGTTCCTGATGATCTCCTTCCTGGAAGATTCCGGGTATATGGCCCGTGTCTGCCTGCTGATGGACAGCACGATGGAACGGATGGGACTGAATGGCAAGGCCTTCATTCCGTTCATTATCGGCTTCGGCTGCAACGTACCTGCGATTATGGCTGCAAGGAGCATTGAACAGCCCAAGGACCGGCTGCTGACGACACTGCTCATGCCGCTGATGTCCTGTTCTGCCCGGCTTCCGGTCTATCTGCTGTTCGCAGCGGTCTTCTTCCCTGCCCAGCAGGCCACAGCTGTGCTCTCTATGTATGTGATGGGTGTTGTATTCGCCCTGATTCTGTGTAAGTTCTTCTCCAAGCATCTGTTCAAGAATGAGACGTCTATCTTCATTATCGAGCTGCCTCCCTACCGGATGCCGCAGCTCAAGACACTGAGCCGCAGCACCTGGGAGAAGGGCAAGGGCTTCCTGCGCAAAGCAGGGACCATCATCCTGGCCGGCTCGGTCCTGATCTGGCTGATGTCCTACGCTGGTCCTGGCGGCCTCAATGTGGACATGGATCACTCCTTCCTGGCCAAATTCGGCGGCTTCATTGCCCCGCTGCTGCAGCCGCTCGGCTTCGGAACATGGCAGGCGGGATCTACTCTGGTGCCCGGCTTCCTCGCCAAAGAGGTTGTGGTCTCCACCATGAACATCATCTACCATGCCCCGGATGCAGCAGGGCTGGAAGGCCAGATTGCTTCAGTCTTTACACCGCTTAGCTCGATCAGCTTCATGGCCTTTATCCTGCTCTACATTCCTTGCCTGGCCACTGTCGGCGTTATCAAGAAAGAGACTGCGTCCTGGAAATGGACATTCTTCTCCATGGGTTACTCTCTGATATTGGCATATACCGTGTCACTGGTGATCTATCAAGGAGGACGTTTGCTCGGATGGTCGTAG